In a single window of the Bacillus mycoides genome:
- a CDS encoding YfhH family protein: protein MGTPKRYSEMTPHELREEIGVLKEQAVKAEQLGIVNEFDVLMRKMAMARAYMIDINKFHIGETYELVEEPGVVFKITYFNGVFAWGYKQHDNEEIGIPISLLQEK from the coding sequence ATGGGTACGCCAAAACGCTACAGTGAAATGACACCACATGAGCTAAGGGAAGAAATTGGGGTTTTGAAGGAGCAAGCAGTAAAGGCTGAGCAACTTGGAATTGTAAATGAATTCGATGTATTAATGAGAAAAATGGCTATGGCTCGTGCTTATATGATAGATATAAATAAATTCCATATTGGTGAGACATATGAATTAGTAGAAGAACCTGGTGTGGTATTTAAAATTACGTATTTCAATGGGGTATTTGCTTGGGGATATAAGCAACATGATAATGAAGAGATTGGAATACCAATTTCCTTGCTACAAGAAAAATAA
- a CDS encoding aromatic acid exporter family protein, which translates to MKLGARILKTGIAITLALFACILLQLPSPVFAGISAIFAVQPSVYRSYLTALEQIQANVIGAVFAIVFATAFGHNPFIIGLTCILVIALTLQLHLEKTISLALVTVIAIMEYQGEDFFNFALLRFATIMIGIIAASLVNLVFMPPKYETKLYHRIVDNTEEIVKWIRMNSRQASDFTTLKTDIDRMKEKMIKLNHYYLLYKEERSYTKKIQFAKIRKLVLFRQMLATTSRALSTLKSLHRTENELRYMPEEFQESIQNELDSLTHYHEQVLLKFIGKAKKQQSVEMLDEVETGKQELIDIFMDYQNKDDEEAYKIWLHLFPLISSIINYSEEVEHLDLLVDSFYTYHKPESELQIEDKKEDE; encoded by the coding sequence ATGAAACTTGGTGCTCGCATTTTAAAAACGGGTATTGCCATTACATTAGCTTTATTTGCTTGTATTTTACTTCAATTACCGAGTCCTGTATTTGCGGGAATCTCAGCTATCTTTGCTGTTCAACCGTCTGTATACCGCTCGTATTTAACTGCTCTTGAGCAAATTCAAGCAAACGTAATTGGTGCTGTATTCGCTATCGTATTTGCTACTGCTTTTGGACATAATCCTTTTATTATTGGATTAACGTGTATATTAGTAATTGCTCTTACTTTACAATTACACTTAGAAAAAACAATATCACTCGCTTTAGTAACAGTTATCGCCATTATGGAGTATCAAGGCGAAGATTTCTTTAATTTTGCCTTACTTCGATTCGCGACGATTATGATTGGAATTATTGCGGCTTCGCTTGTAAATTTAGTATTTATGCCGCCAAAATATGAAACAAAACTTTACCATCGCATCGTTGATAATACAGAGGAAATTGTTAAATGGATTCGTATGAACAGTAGGCAAGCTTCTGATTTTACAACGCTAAAAACCGATATTGATCGCATGAAAGAAAAAATGATTAAACTAAATCATTACTATTTGCTGTATAAAGAAGAAAGAAGCTATACGAAAAAAATACAATTCGCGAAAATTCGTAAGCTCGTTTTATTCAGACAAATGTTAGCGACAACAAGCCGCGCTTTAAGCACGTTAAAATCATTACATCGCACCGAAAATGAACTGCGCTATATGCCAGAAGAGTTTCAGGAATCTATTCAAAACGAACTTGATTCATTAACGCATTATCACGAACAAGTGTTATTAAAATTTATTGGTAAAGCAAAGAAACAACAATCCGTTGAGATGCTTGATGAAGTTGAAACCGGTAAACAAGAATTGATTGATATCTTTATGGATTATCAAAATAAAGACGATGAGGAAGCATATAAAATATGGTTACACCTCTTCCCTCTTATTTCTTCAATTATTAACTACAGTGAGGAAGTAGAGCATTTAGATTTACTTGTGGATAGCTTCTACACATACCATAAACCAGAAAGCGAACTCCAAATCGAAGATAAAAAAGAAGACGAATAA
- a CDS encoding ABC transporter ATP-binding protein, which yields MQGIKRYLQFVKPYRWLIAITIIIGLVKFGIPLIMPWLLKYIIDDVIQGTGSLQEKTSQLITAIGIAFFIFAVVRPPIEYYRQYFAQRIANTILYDLRKYIFGHLQKLSLRYYSNTKTGELISRVIHDVEQTKDFVITGLMNVWLDTATIVIAIIVMFSMNIKLTFVALLILPIYVVAVKYFFGRLRKLTKERSQALATMQGYLHERIQGMQVTRSFALEEYERGQFEKRNNEFLTKALTHTSWTARTFSVVNTLTDLGPLLVIGFAAYEVIQGSLTLGTMVAFVGYMDSLYSPLRRLVNSSTTLTQSFASMDRVFELLDEKYDIVNVPNAVQAKRLDGEVIFDNVSFRYNADEKEILHNLSLTMRPGEKVALVGASGGGKSSLASLIPRFYDVSEGAVYIDGIDVRKYNMRNLRSHIGIVLQDNLLFSDTIGANILYGNPKATEAEVISAAKAAQIHNFITELPEGYDTVVGERGVKLSGGQRQRVAIARVFLKNPSLLILDEATSALDLENERYIQEALQTLAADRTTIIIAHRLATITHVDTIIYVEDGEIKEKGSHEELMKKRGFYYNLYQLQHITETAPLA from the coding sequence GTGCAAGGTATAAAAAGATATTTACAATTTGTTAAACCATATCGATGGCTTATTGCTATTACAATTATTATTGGTCTTGTGAAGTTCGGTATCCCGCTTATTATGCCATGGTTATTAAAGTATATTATTGATGATGTTATTCAAGGCACGGGATCGCTTCAAGAAAAAACGTCTCAATTAATAACCGCAATTGGGATTGCTTTTTTTATTTTTGCAGTAGTAAGACCGCCGATAGAATATTATCGTCAATATTTCGCGCAGCGCATTGCCAATACAATACTATACGATTTACGAAAATACATTTTTGGGCACTTGCAAAAATTGAGCTTACGTTATTATTCGAACACAAAAACAGGGGAGCTTATTTCACGTGTAATCCATGATGTAGAACAAACGAAGGACTTTGTAATTACTGGTCTTATGAATGTCTGGTTAGATACTGCAACAATTGTTATTGCCATTATCGTTATGTTTTCTATGAATATAAAATTAACCTTTGTTGCTTTATTAATCTTACCTATTTATGTAGTTGCAGTGAAATATTTTTTCGGGCGCCTTCGAAAATTGACGAAAGAGCGCTCGCAAGCGTTAGCAACTATGCAAGGGTATTTACATGAACGTATTCAAGGGATGCAAGTGACACGTAGTTTTGCATTAGAAGAGTATGAAAGAGGACAGTTTGAAAAGAGAAACAATGAATTTTTAACGAAAGCACTAACTCATACGAGTTGGACGGCGAGAACGTTTTCGGTAGTGAATACGTTAACGGATTTAGGGCCGTTACTTGTTATTGGTTTTGCGGCATATGAGGTAATTCAAGGGTCGTTAACACTGGGTACGATGGTTGCTTTTGTTGGATATATGGATAGTTTATATAGTCCGCTTCGTCGCCTTGTTAATTCATCTACAACATTAACACAGTCTTTCGCTTCGATGGATCGAGTGTTTGAATTGTTGGATGAAAAATACGATATTGTTAATGTGCCAAATGCGGTGCAAGCGAAAAGGCTAGATGGGGAAGTTATATTTGATAATGTTTCTTTTCGTTATAATGCGGATGAAAAAGAAATATTGCATAATCTGTCATTAACTATGCGCCCGGGAGAGAAGGTTGCGCTTGTAGGGGCAAGTGGAGGAGGAAAGTCATCTCTTGCTAGTTTAATTCCGCGTTTTTACGATGTTTCTGAAGGTGCAGTTTATATAGACGGGATAGATGTAAGAAAGTATAATATGAGAAATTTACGTAGTCATATTGGAATTGTGCTACAAGATAATTTATTATTTAGCGATACAATCGGGGCTAATATTTTATATGGCAATCCGAAAGCTACAGAGGCGGAAGTGATTTCAGCTGCCAAAGCTGCACAAATTCATAATTTTATTACAGAGTTGCCAGAGGGCTATGATACTGTCGTTGGGGAACGTGGTGTGAAATTATCTGGTGGACAAAGACAGCGTGTAGCAATCGCACGGGTTTTTCTAAAGAATCCGTCTTTACTTATATTAGATGAAGCAACTTCCGCTTTAGATTTAGAAAATGAACGATATATTCAAGAGGCACTGCAAACGTTAGCTGCAGATCGGACAACAATTATTATTGCACATCGATTAGCGACGATTACGCATGTTGATACAATTATTTATGTTGAAGATGGTGAAATAAAAGAAAAGGGTTCTCATGAAGAGTTAATGAAAAAGAGGGGGTTTTATTACAATCTATATCAACTTCAGCATATAACAGAAACAGCTCCTTTAGCGTAA
- a CDS encoding YgaB family protein produces the protein MNDFDKLVGEQLETMDELLKLQSHLEKYQQIEMSGRDTCDKKELHFIRQEIYRTEIALKLLHEKFEQQTNNVIQSFETEKIISN, from the coding sequence ATGAACGATTTTGATAAGTTGGTAGGAGAGCAGTTGGAAACGATGGATGAGCTTTTAAAGTTACAATCACATTTAGAGAAGTATCAGCAAATTGAAATGAGTGGAAGGGATACGTGCGATAAAAAAGAATTGCATTTTATCCGTCAAGAAATATATAGAACAGAAATAGCATTAAAACTTTTGCATGAAAAATTTGAACAGCAAACGAATAATGTGATTCAATCTTTTGAAACCGAAAAAATAATTTCAAATTAA
- a CDS encoding TIGR01777 family oxidoreductase has protein sequence MKIAISGGSGFIGKSLSSFFIQKGFTVYILTRKKIAETSHTNLQYVQWTPDLQTFPLSSIDVVINLAGESINSRWTKKQKESILNSRIQTTKGLIKQLQTLETKPHTFINASAIGYYGTSETESFTEQQETPGDDFLANTVYLWEQEASKARSIGIRTVYTRFGVVLGADGGALPKMLLPYQLYIGGTLGSGNQWLSWIHIDDVVRMIDFIIHKKEIDGPFNITAPTPIRMKEFGEIIATITRRPHWLPVPSFVLRALLGEMSILVLEGQHVLPNKAIKHGYQYTFPTVNHALQNILLHTM, from the coding sequence GTGAAAATCGCAATTTCTGGTGGCTCTGGCTTTATAGGCAAATCCCTTTCTAGTTTTTTTATTCAAAAGGGATTTACTGTTTACATTCTTACTCGAAAAAAAATTGCTGAAACTTCACACACTAACCTTCAATACGTACAGTGGACACCGGATTTACAGACCTTCCCTCTCTCCTCTATCGATGTAGTTATTAATCTAGCCGGAGAATCTATTAATAGTAGATGGACAAAAAAACAAAAAGAATCAATTTTAAACAGTAGAATTCAAACAACAAAAGGACTCATTAAACAATTACAAACACTTGAAACAAAGCCACACACATTTATTAATGCAAGTGCCATTGGATACTATGGGACATCTGAAACCGAATCTTTTACAGAACAGCAAGAGACTCCAGGAGATGACTTTTTAGCAAACACAGTATATTTGTGGGAGCAAGAAGCATCTAAAGCCCGCTCCATTGGAATAAGAACTGTCTACACAAGATTTGGAGTCGTATTAGGCGCAGATGGAGGAGCTCTTCCAAAAATGCTACTTCCCTATCAATTATATATCGGCGGTACACTTGGATCTGGAAACCAATGGTTATCATGGATTCATATAGACGATGTCGTTCGCATGATTGATTTCATCATTCACAAAAAAGAAATTGACGGACCTTTTAATATTACAGCGCCAACGCCAATACGGATGAAAGAGTTCGGTGAAATTATTGCCACTATAACTAGGCGACCTCATTGGCTACCTGTTCCTTCATTTGTACTTCGCGCTTTACTCGGTGAGATGAGTATACTTGTATTAGAAGGGCAACATGTATTACCCAATAAAGCTATTAAACATGGATATCAATACACATTTCCAACAGTTAACCATGCATTACAAAATATCCTCTTGCATACAATGTAG
- a CDS encoding nucleoside tri-diphosphate phosphatase, whose translation MGFPKEGEKVQIHSYKHNGSIHRMWEETTILKGTQSLVIGANDRTVVTESDGRTWVTREPAICYFHANYWFNVIGMLREEGVYYYCNLSSPFAYDSEALKYIDYDLDIKVYPDMTYTLLDEDEYEKHSQIMQYPPVIDTILKRNVAHLTQWIHQRKGPFAPDFVDMWYERYLMYRN comes from the coding sequence ATGGGATTTCCCAAAGAAGGAGAAAAGGTACAAATACATAGTTATAAACATAATGGCTCCATTCATAGAATGTGGGAAGAGACAACAATTTTAAAAGGGACGCAGAGCCTTGTGATCGGAGCAAATGATCGTACAGTAGTTACGGAATCAGATGGTCGAACATGGGTTACTCGCGAACCTGCGATTTGTTACTTCCATGCTAATTATTGGTTTAATGTAATTGGAATGCTGAGAGAAGAAGGAGTATATTATTATTGTAATTTAAGTTCTCCTTTTGCATATGACTCTGAAGCATTAAAGTATATTGATTACGACTTAGACATTAAAGTGTATCCAGATATGACATATACACTTTTGGATGAAGATGAGTATGAAAAGCATAGTCAAATCATGCAGTATCCACCTGTTATTGATACAATTTTAAAACGAAATGTAGCACATTTAACACAGTGGATTCATCAAAGAAAAGGTCCATTCGCACCGGATTTCGTAGATATGTGGTACGAAAGATATTTAATGTACAGAAATTAA
- the recX gene encoding recombination regulator RecX, with amino-acid sequence MTVITKIEVQKRSKERFNIYIDKGQGEEYGFSVNQSILMKHGLQKGLEIDEVALGNILYNEEVQKAYLQAISYLSYQMRTKQEIEDFLRKKEVGQAIISEVVSKLLHDRYINDKEYAISYVRTQSNVNQKGPTVIRRGLLSKGVQDLIITHSLQEYPKEKQMENALFLIEKKKKSYQKHSFLQMKLKLDEMLVRKGYSRDVIQICLEELKDEKDDEQQEEALHYHGNKYYEKYKKYDGWTFENKVKQALYRKGFSIDEIDIFLQMKREEG; translated from the coding sequence ATGACTGTCATTACAAAAATAGAAGTGCAAAAACGATCGAAAGAACGATTTAATATTTATATTGATAAAGGTCAAGGCGAAGAGTACGGGTTTAGTGTGAATCAATCAATCTTAATGAAACATGGGTTACAAAAAGGCTTAGAAATTGATGAAGTAGCGTTAGGGAATATTTTGTACAATGAAGAGGTACAAAAAGCATATTTACAAGCGATTTCCTATTTATCCTATCAAATGAGAACAAAACAAGAAATAGAAGATTTCTTACGAAAAAAAGAAGTGGGACAGGCCATCATCTCTGAAGTCGTTTCGAAATTATTACATGATCGATATATTAATGATAAAGAGTACGCTATTTCATACGTGCGAACGCAAAGTAATGTGAATCAAAAAGGTCCAACTGTTATTAGGAGAGGGCTATTAAGTAAAGGTGTTCAGGATTTAATCATTACACATAGTTTACAAGAGTATCCAAAGGAGAAGCAAATGGAGAATGCTTTGTTTCTTATAGAAAAGAAGAAAAAATCTTATCAAAAGCATTCATTTTTACAAATGAAGCTAAAGTTAGATGAAATGCTTGTTCGTAAAGGATATTCTAGAGATGTGATTCAAATTTGCTTGGAAGAATTGAAAGACGAAAAAGATGACGAACAGCAAGAAGAAGCGTTACACTATCATGGGAATAAATATTATGAGAAATATAAGAAGTATGATGGTTGGACATTCGAAAATAAGGTGAAGCAAGCGTTATATCGAAAAGGATTCTCTATTGATGAGATAGATATATTTTTACAAATGAAACGTGAAGAGGGATGA
- a CDS encoding YpzG family protein: MSYRDHLDRRSELFNHTWTRPKHAKAQVNGQTQQTQSLIILANECKKRQF, encoded by the coding sequence ATGAGCTACCGTGACCATTTAGATCGTCGTTCTGAATTATTTAACCATACGTGGACTCGTCCAAAACATGCGAAGGCGCAAGTTAACGGACAGACGCAACAAACCCAGTCTCTCATTATACTGGCAAACGAATGTAAAAAACGCCAATTTTAG
- a CDS encoding GNAT family N-acetyltransferase, whose amino-acid sequence MLKKRDLHDSHVLYELMVDPAVFPFVRQKAYSYEEYLFLTKQTIEAEERGELISRTILDEWGNPIGTITLFDVQEKAGFLGTWLGKPYHGKGYNKLAKDSFFSELFYELDIETIFMRIRKINIRSIKAAEKLQYVNLANETRKAVYDEINAHEEVYNLYEIPKDQYTLATMRDTTFQEAHQLKEA is encoded by the coding sequence GTGTTGAAAAAACGCGACTTACACGACAGCCACGTTCTATACGAATTAATGGTGGATCCTGCTGTCTTCCCTTTTGTGCGTCAAAAGGCCTATTCTTATGAAGAATATTTATTTTTAACGAAACAAACAATCGAAGCCGAAGAGCGTGGAGAATTAATCTCACGCACAATTTTAGATGAATGGGGTAACCCCATCGGCACAATTACTTTATTTGATGTGCAAGAAAAAGCTGGATTCCTCGGAACTTGGCTTGGCAAACCATATCATGGTAAAGGATATAATAAATTGGCGAAAGATTCATTTTTTAGCGAACTTTTCTATGAATTAGATATTGAAACGATTTTTATGCGTATTCGTAAAATAAATATTCGGTCTATTAAAGCTGCCGAAAAACTACAATATGTAAATCTAGCAAACGAAACAAGAAAAGCCGTTTATGATGAAATTAACGCGCATGAAGAAGTATATAATTTATATGAAATTCCAAAAGATCAGTATACACTTGCAACAATGCGAGATACAACATTCCAAGAAGCACACCAATTAAAAGAAGCGTAA
- a CDS encoding YfhJ family protein, translating into MNDIYETLTKELLDKNDNLSYAQARAWVELLWEDFRTTYAKSGRYQGEEMTEQVVRTWVNNHGGRLHEMRTNNPKYSHLINQEDHLKH; encoded by the coding sequence ATGAATGATATTTATGAAACATTAACGAAAGAATTATTAGATAAAAATGACAACCTTTCTTACGCACAAGCTCGTGCATGGGTTGAATTACTGTGGGAAGACTTCCGAACAACTTATGCTAAATCAGGTCGTTACCAAGGTGAGGAAATGACTGAACAAGTGGTACGAACATGGGTTAATAATCATGGAGGGCGCCTTCATGAAATGCGTACAAATAATCCGAAGTATAGCCATTTAATCAATCAAGAAGATCATTTGAAACATTAA
- a CDS encoding small, acid-soluble spore protein K has protein sequence MGRQAEFWSESKNNSKIDSQPKAKSRFASKRPNGTINTHPQERMRAANQQEE, from the coding sequence ATGGGTAGACAAGCCGAATTTTGGTCTGAGTCAAAAAACAACAGCAAAATCGACAGTCAACCGAAAGCGAAATCACGCTTCGCTTCGAAACGACCTAACGGCACAATTAACACGCACCCACAAGAGCGTATGCGTGCTGCAAATCAGCAGGAAGAGTAG
- a CDS encoding metal-dependent hydrolase: MDTATHLVMGVTLGSLATLDPAIAQSDIGPQAVMLATIAGSNIPDIDTVLKLRNNAKYIRNHRGITHSIPAVILWSLLISGISFAFFSDAPYLHLLLWSFIAVFLHVFVDIFNAYGTQALRPFTKKWVALGIINTFDTVIFFIHILAIACMLVGAHKGYTALAAYILMFVYYIGRIMMHRNIKSVVYKRFKNVEKVIISPSYKFYHYHLAVVTTEHYYVARWHRGNILVYDKFNRVPFPNTAIMQAAVRDENISAFLSFSPVYRWDIFDYDNYYEVRFIDLRYRSKDYYPFVAIVQLDQNLNIISSYTGWIFSEEKLRKKLELLPH; encoded by the coding sequence ATGGACACAGCCACTCACCTTGTTATGGGCGTTACTCTAGGCAGTTTGGCAACATTAGATCCAGCTATAGCACAAAGTGATATTGGGCCACAAGCAGTGATGCTTGCAACAATTGCCGGTTCCAATATTCCTGACATCGATACAGTTTTAAAATTGCGTAATAACGCTAAATATATAAGAAATCATCGCGGGATTACTCATTCCATCCCTGCAGTGATCCTTTGGTCACTCCTTATAAGTGGCATCTCTTTCGCCTTCTTTTCAGACGCTCCCTATCTGCATCTACTACTTTGGTCATTTATTGCCGTCTTTCTTCATGTCTTTGTGGATATTTTCAATGCCTATGGTACACAGGCATTAAGGCCCTTCACAAAAAAATGGGTAGCGCTCGGCATAATTAATACGTTTGATACTGTCATTTTCTTTATCCATATACTTGCTATCGCCTGTATGCTTGTCGGAGCACATAAAGGGTATACTGCTTTAGCAGCGTATATATTAATGTTTGTTTACTATATCGGCCGCATTATGATGCATCGAAATATTAAAAGTGTAGTATACAAACGTTTCAAAAATGTAGAGAAAGTAATTATTTCTCCTTCTTACAAATTTTATCATTATCATTTAGCCGTCGTTACAACTGAACATTACTACGTAGCAAGATGGCACCGCGGTAACATCCTTGTATACGATAAATTTAATCGCGTACCGTTCCCGAATACCGCCATTATGCAAGCCGCTGTGCGAGATGAAAATATATCTGCTTTCTTATCTTTCTCGCCTGTATATCGCTGGGATATTTTCGATTATGATAACTATTATGAAGTTCGATTTATTGATTTGCGGTATCGAAGTAAAGATTATTATCCATTCGTCGCAATCGTTCAGCTCGATCAAAATTTAAATATTATTAGTTCATATACAGGATGGATTTTCAGCGAAGAGAAACTTCGAAAGAAACTGGAATTGCTTCCACATTAA
- a CDS encoding gamma-type small acid-soluble spore protein produces the protein MSKKQQGYNKATSGASIQSTNASYGTEFATETNVQAVKQANAQSEAQKAQASAAQSANASYGTEFATETDVHAVKKQNAQSAAKQSQSSSSNE, from the coding sequence ATGAGTAAAAAACAACAAGGTTATAATAAGGCAACTTCTGGTGCTAGCATTCAAAGTACAAATGCTAGCTATGGTACAGAGTTTGCAACTGAAACGAATGTACAAGCAGTAAAACAAGCGAACGCACAATCAGAGGCACAGAAAGCACAAGCTTCTGCTGCTCAAAGTGCAAATGCTAGTTATGGTACAGAGTTTGCAACTGAAACAGATGTGCATGCAGTGAAAAAACAAAATGCACAATCAGCTGCAAAACAATCACAATCTTCTAGTTCAAACGAGTAA
- a CDS encoding amidohydrolase: MKILLKQAIVYPITSQKFQGDVLVIGERIAAVKPHIDTTQDMTVIDARALHLLPGFIDVHTHLGLYDEGTGWAGNDANETSEVSTPHIRSLDGIHPFDIAFQDAVQNGVTTVHVMPGSQNIIGGTTCVIKTAGTCIDHMIIQEPAGLKIAFGENPKKFHSNGTKESITRMGIMGLLRESFYDAQHYGHEADFRMLPILKALRREIPVRIHAHRADDITSALRFATEFNLDLRIEHCTEGHFIVEELSKHNLKVSVGPTLTRRSKIELKNKTWDTYHILSKNGVEVSITTDHPYTPIQYLNVCAAIAVREGLDEKTALEGITIFPARNLRLEDRIGSIDVGKDADLVLWTHHPFHYLAKPVLTMIDGKIIYKKNKKN, translated from the coding sequence ATGAAAATATTGCTCAAACAAGCCATTGTATATCCTATTACATCCCAAAAGTTTCAAGGAGATGTACTCGTTATAGGAGAACGCATTGCCGCGGTCAAACCTCATATTGATACTACTCAGGATATGACCGTTATAGATGCACGAGCTCTTCATCTCTTGCCTGGATTTATTGATGTTCATACTCACCTTGGCCTCTACGATGAAGGTACTGGTTGGGCTGGTAATGATGCAAATGAAACATCCGAAGTTTCAACACCACATATCCGTTCTTTAGACGGGATTCATCCTTTTGATATTGCATTTCAAGACGCTGTACAAAATGGTGTTACGACTGTTCACGTGATGCCCGGAAGCCAAAACATTATCGGCGGTACTACTTGCGTAATAAAAACTGCTGGAACTTGTATAGATCATATGATTATTCAGGAACCTGCTGGTTTAAAAATTGCCTTTGGAGAAAACCCTAAAAAGTTCCATAGTAACGGTACAAAAGAATCAATAACACGTATGGGAATTATGGGGTTACTTCGTGAATCATTCTATGACGCACAACACTACGGGCATGAAGCTGATTTTCGAATGCTACCTATTTTAAAAGCACTCCGCCGAGAAATACCGGTACGTATCCACGCTCACCGCGCAGATGATATCACTTCAGCTTTACGCTTTGCGACAGAATTCAATCTTGATTTACGTATTGAACATTGTACAGAAGGACACTTTATTGTTGAAGAGCTTTCGAAACACAATTTAAAAGTTTCAGTTGGACCTACTCTTACGCGACGTTCGAAAATCGAACTTAAAAACAAAACGTGGGATACTTATCATATTTTATCGAAAAATGGAGTAGAAGTTTCTATTACAACCGACCACCCTTATACACCAATTCAATATTTAAATGTTTGCGCTGCCATTGCAGTAAGAGAAGGATTAGATGAGAAAACAGCGTTGGAAGGAATCACTATTTTCCCAGCTCGAAATTTACGTTTGGAGGATAGAATTGGAAGCATTGATGTTGGAAAAGATGCTGACCTCGTGTTATGGACACATCATCCTTTCCATTATTTAGCCAAGCCTGTACTCACTATGATTGACGGAAAAATAATTTACAAAAAAAATAAAAAAAACTAG
- the mutY gene encoding A/G-specific adenine glycosylase yields MTLEILNEFNIEQFQNDLIGWFEKEQRDLPWRKNKDPYRVWVSEIMLQQTRVEAVKPYYANFMGKFPTLEALATADDEEVLKAWEGLGYYSRARNLHAAVKEVKEVYGGTVPSDVKKIEKLKGVGPYTKGAILSIAYGIPEPAVDGNVMRVLSRILSVWDDIAKPKTRKVFEEIVREIISIENPSYFNQGLMELGALICIPKNPSCLLCPVREHCRGYAEGVQKELPVKSKAKAPTMVPLVAGVLQTEDGRYVINKRPSTGLLANMWEFPNIELSEGIRNQKQQLTDYMKESFDLSVSIDEYAMNVQHTFTHRTWDIFIFYGKVTGNIVETDTLKFVSKEAFEQLPFSKSHRTIYEKCVEKITMQ; encoded by the coding sequence TTGACACTTGAAATATTAAATGAGTTTAACATAGAACAGTTTCAAAATGATTTAATTGGTTGGTTTGAAAAAGAACAACGTGATTTACCGTGGCGAAAAAATAAAGATCCATACCGTGTTTGGGTTTCAGAAATTATGTTACAGCAAACAAGGGTAGAGGCTGTAAAACCATATTACGCAAATTTTATGGGGAAGTTTCCTACGCTTGAAGCGCTAGCAACTGCCGATGATGAAGAAGTATTAAAAGCATGGGAAGGCTTAGGTTATTATTCTAGAGCACGAAATTTACATGCTGCAGTAAAAGAGGTAAAAGAAGTATACGGCGGGACAGTACCGAGCGATGTAAAGAAAATTGAAAAATTAAAAGGAGTGGGACCATATACAAAAGGTGCCATTTTAAGTATTGCATATGGCATACCAGAGCCAGCGGTTGATGGAAATGTTATGCGCGTATTATCTCGTATTTTATCAGTGTGGGATGATATTGCAAAACCGAAAACGAGAAAAGTTTTTGAAGAGATTGTGCGTGAAATTATTTCTATAGAAAATCCATCTTATTTTAACCAAGGTTTGATGGAATTAGGGGCATTAATTTGTATACCGAAAAATCCATCTTGTTTACTTTGTCCTGTACGTGAACATTGCAGAGGGTATGCTGAAGGTGTTCAAAAAGAACTACCAGTGAAGAGTAAAGCGAAAGCACCTACAATGGTACCGCTCGTTGCGGGAGTACTTCAAACTGAAGATGGCCGTTACGTAATTAATAAACGCCCAAGTACGGGATTACTGGCTAATATGTGGGAGTTCCCGAATATTGAACTAAGTGAAGGTATTCGTAATCAAAAACAACAGCTTACGGATTATATGAAGGAGAGCTTTGATCTCTCAGTTTCTATTGATGAATACGCGATGAATGTACAACATACTTTTACACATCGTACTTGGGATATCTTCATATTTTACGGAAAAGTAACAGGTAATATTGTCGAAACGGATACATTAAAGTTTGTATCGAAAGAAGCGTTTGAACAGTTACCTTTCTCGAAATCACATCGTACAATTTACGAAAAGTGTGTTGAGAAAATTACAATGCAGTAA